In Oryza brachyantha chromosome 2, ObraRS2, whole genome shotgun sequence, a single window of DNA contains:
- the LOC102720398 gene encoding transcription factor bHLH144-like has product MQGDHGYYGGRDSPPQGYGYGSYGYGSGYGYDAGGSYYSNDGYPAAVAAAYEDPMVGRRTHDFLAPMNELEFQPSATCPKNYVIFDQTCTKSRVMFHPSLAHKFGGGSSAYDNNNAYGGGDAHDARKGAYRDNVEYDDSCSVRQKEDMDEIDALLSSEDGDEDDVVTTGRTPGYRDSSSPDSTCSSSYGGGEQARPRHKKKRMKKMVRTLKGIFPGGNQLDTPAVLNEAVRYLKSLKVEVKKPGVRGSDN; this is encoded by the coding sequence ATGCAGGGAGACCACGGGTATTACGGTGGCAGGGACTCGCCGCCCCAGGGATATGGGTATGGCAGCTACGGCTACGGCAGCGGCTATGGCTACGACGCTGGAGGGTCGTACTACTCCAATGACGGGTACCCGGCTGCGGTGGCAGCGGCGTACGAGGACCCGATGGTTGGGAGGAGGACGCATGACTTCCTAGCGCCGATGAACGAGCTGGAGTTCCAGCCGTCGGCGACGTGCCCCAAGAATTACGTCATCTTCGACCAGACGTGCACCAAGAGCCGGGTCATGTTCCACCCCTCGCTGGCCCACAAGTTCGGCGGCGGATCATCGGCGTACGACAACAACAACGCgtacggtggcggcgacgcgcATGACGCTAGGAAGGGAGCGTACAGGGACAACGTCGAGTACGACGACAGCTGCTCGGTGCGGCAGAAGGAGGACATGGACGAAATCGACGCGCTGCTCAGctcggaggacggcgacgaggacgacgtgGTGACCACGGGGCGCACGCCGGGGTACCGGGACAGCAGCTCCCCAGACTCGACGTGCTCTTCCAGctacggtggcggcgagcaggCGAGGCCCCGGCACAAGAAGAAGCGCATGAAGAAGATGGTGCGCACGCTCAAGGGCATCTTCCCCGGCGGCAACCAGCTGGACACCCCCGCCGTGCTCAACGAGGCCGTCCGGTACCTCAAGTCGCTGAAGGTGGAGGTCAAGAAGCCCGGCGTGCGCGGCTCCGACAACTGA